The Mycolicibacterium insubricum DNA segment CGCCTCCGGCGCCATCGCCGTCGGCCACACCGCGGCCGAGGTGGGCGTGTCCACCACCCCGGAGTTCGAACTCGTCGAGGTGCAGCGCTGGGGCCGCAGCATCCCCGACAACGAGGTGCTGGAGAGCGGCGACGTGCTGGTCTACCGGGCCAGCGAGTCCGGTGTACGGATGTTGTGGGCCAGTCCGCGCTTCGGCCAGTCACCGCAGCACCTCTACATGGTGTCGATCGCCACCGACGAGCAGGCCACCATCCGCGACCTCGAGGAGGACGAGGACGTCGAGGTGATCGCCGCCGAGACCGACGAGCTGCTGCGCGACACGCCGGCACGCCCCGGGGAGATGTGCATGGTGACCGCCCGCTCGGTCGACGTGCTGGAGAACCATCCGCTGGTCGGCCTGTGGCAGAAGGTGTCCGACAAGGCACCCGAAACCGGCAAGACCTGGGTGGCGTTGAGCATCCTGGCGGCGGTCATCGTCGCGGGGTCGATGGGCCTGGCCCCCATCGAACTGGCCGCGACCACCGGCGCGGCCCTGATGGTGATCACCCGGGTGCTGACGCCCCGATCCGCGGTTCGGGCCCTGAACTGGCAAATCCTGACGATCATCGCGGGCTCGGTCGGGCTCGGGGTGATCGTCGTCAAGAGCGGACTGGGCAACTACATCAGCGACGGGTTGCTGGCCATCGGACAGGGCAATATCGCCGTGGAGGTGGCCGCGATTGCGATCGCCACCACCGTGCTGACCAATTTCGTCACCAACGCCGCCGCGGCGGCCATCCTGACCCCGATGGCCCTGGTGGTCGCCGACAAGATGCAGATGGACCCGGTCATGCTGCTGGCCCTGATCGGAACCTGCATCTCGTTCACCTTCCTCAACCCCTACAGCCACCAGTCCAACCTGATGGTGCTCAAACCCGGTCGCTACACCAACGGGACGTTTTTCCGGTTCGGTCTGCCGCTGACCGTGGTGTGCCTGGCGACGGTGATCGGCATCGGATACCTATTACTGTCCTGACCTGCGGTTTCGCGTCGCCGGTTCGTCGCTGTCCGGCGAGCTGTGCGAGGATGCCCTAATGCTTTCTCGCCTGTCTCTCAGCGGCCTGCTCGCCGCCGCCGTACTGACCCCGCTGTCCGTGGCGGCCGCCCCGGCCGCAATCGCCGACGACTGCCCCCGCGCCGAGCTGGTGTTCGCCCGCGGTACCGCCGAAGCCCCCGGACTGGGCCTCGTCGGCGACGCGCTGGCCGCCGCACTGACCAACAAGGTTTCCGGCATGGGCACCTACGCGGTGAACTATCCGGCTAGCTACAACTTCCTGAACACCCAGAACGGCGCCAACGACGCCGCCGCGCACATCGCGTGGATGGCGGATAACTGCCCGAACACCAAGATCGTGCTGGGCGGCTATTCGCAGGGCGCCGCCGCGATGTCGATGCTGGCCGGGGTTCCGCCGGTGGGTGAGCGGATCGGCATGTTCGGTTCGGCCCCGGCACTGGCGCCGGATCTGGCCAACAACGTCGCCGCGGTGGCGGTGTTCGGCAACCCGGGCCGTCGCTTCGGTGAGCCGCTGTCGTCCAACGGTCAGTTCGCCGGCCGCACCATCGACCTGTGCAGCCCGGGTGACCCGATCTGCTCCGACGGCCGGGACCGCTCGGCGCACAGCAACTACGAGCAGTCGCCGTACCCGCAGCAGGCCGCCAGCTTCATCGCCGCTCGCGTCTGATCCGGTCTGCCCGTCCCGCCGACGACGGCGGAACCACCGGCGCGCCGGGGTAGGTTAGGCTCTCGTAACGACCTCTAGATAGACTAGATACCTGCCGCGGGAGGAAGGAGCGCCGACGCCCGTGTCGGAGGCACCCCCGGCCGTTGACCAAGCGGCGCAGACCAATACGCACCGCGGCATCGGACGATTCCTGCGCCGCTACGCGGTGTTCGTCGTGCTCGCCTGGATCGGGTTGATCGCGGTCCTGTCCACCACCGTTCCGCAGCTCGAAGTGGTCGGCGAAATGCGTTCGGTGTCGATGAGCCCGGACAACGCCC contains these protein-coding regions:
- a CDS encoding cutinase family protein, with the translated sequence MSVAAAPAAIADDCPRAELVFARGTAEAPGLGLVGDALAAALTNKVSGMGTYAVNYPASYNFLNTQNGANDAAAHIAWMADNCPNTKIVLGGYSQGAAAMSMLAGVPPVGERIGMFGSAPALAPDLANNVAAVAVFGNPGRRFGEPLSSNGQFAGRTIDLCSPGDPICSDGRDRSAHSNYEQSPYPQQAASFIAARV
- a CDS encoding SLC13 family permease, translating into MAILAAIIVILTLVAMASGRVQPVLALITGLVVAGLVGIATPTELFGGLSNGGVITIAAMLVIAKGVLHTGVISRVTYRLLNGVDSSRHALLRLIPPVGTISALINTTPIVAMLIPATRELEQQSGVPARSVLLPIAHATTLAGSATLIGTSSNLLIAGLAAPQVHMSMFSFAPIAVPVALVGWVVLVVTSRPMLRGTPHRHQPELSWRAEIPIASGAIAVGHTAAEVGVSTTPEFELVEVQRWGRSIPDNEVLESGDVLVYRASESGVRMLWASPRFGQSPQHLYMVSIATDEQATIRDLEEDEDVEVIAAETDELLRDTPARPGEMCMVTARSVDVLENHPLVGLWQKVSDKAPETGKTWVALSILAAVIVAGSMGLAPIELAATTGAALMVITRVLTPRSAVRALNWQILTIIAGSVGLGVIVVKSGLGNYISDGLLAIGQGNIAVEVAAIAIATTVLTNFVTNAAAAAILTPMALVVADKMQMDPVMLLALIGTCISFTFLNPYSHQSNLMVLKPGRYTNGTFFRFGLPLTVVCLATVIGIGYLLLS